A window of Ovis canadensis isolate MfBH-ARS-UI-01 breed Bighorn chromosome X, ARS-UI_OviCan_v2, whole genome shotgun sequence contains these coding sequences:
- the LOC138930955 gene encoding melanoma-associated antigen B3-like isoform X1 — MALWAPWASLAPFTFKKRNSSWIIYLWDHVLFYLHSCLLSLTTVTMPRGKKSKLHTCDKRRQAQHGTQDLRGAQVTATTMEALSSSSNPGPGVDAKGRSGARSGNHLKRPRGALTTTPVPASVSPISSSKRPLGETGKTHNSSLAPVSNVQSGKHSLTRPTNLLVQFLLRMYKMRKPIRKVNMLKIIDKKYHRILKRASDSMEVVFGIDVKKDNTAKHSYVLVSKMSLPRNGIVHRGRGFPKTGLLMNLLGVIFMKGNCATEEYIWDFLSKMNIYAGKRRFIFGEPKKLITQDLVQLKYLEYRQVPGSDPACYEFLWGPRAHAETSKMRVLEFLARINHLDPSAFHFWYEEALKDEEERAQANGCPSVPPAVPSTPSEAEANSALCGSRE, encoded by the coding sequence aTCACGTGCTGTTCTACCTGCACTCCTGCCTGTTGTCCCTGACGACAGTCACCATGCCTCGGGGTAAGAAGAGTAAGCTCCACACCTGTGACAAACGCCGCCAGGCTCAGCATGGCACCCAGGATCTGAGGGGCGCTCAGGTCACTGCCACCACGATGGAAGCACTCTCTTCTTCCTCCAATCCTGGTCCTGGGGTTGATGCTAAGGGAAGGTCCGGTGCTAGGTCTGGTAACCATCTCAAGCGTCCTCGGGGGGCCCTGACCACCACCCCTGTGCCTGCAAGTGTTTCTCCCATAAGTTCATCCAAAAGACCCCTTGGGGAAACTGGGAAAACACACAATTCCTCTCTTGCCCCTGTCTCCAATGTGCAGTCTGGAAAACACTCACTAACCAGGCCGACAAATCTGTTGGTGCAGTTCCTGTTACGCATGTATAAGATGAGAAAGCCCATTAGGAAAGTGAATATGCTGAAGATTATCGATAAAAAGTACCACAGGATCCTCAAAAGAGCTTCTGACAGCATGGAGGTGGTATTTGGTATTGACGTGAAGAAAGACAACACTGCCAAACATTCTTATGTCCTTGTCAGCAAAATGAGTCTCCCCCGCAATGGGATCGTGCACCGTGGCAGGGGTTTTCCCAAGACCGGTCTCCTGATGAATCTCCTGGGTGTGATCTTCATGAAGGGCAACTGTGCCACAGAGGAATACATCTGGGATTTCCTGAGTAAGATGAATATCTATGCTGGGAAGAGGCGCTTCATATTTGGGGAGCCCAAGAAGCTCATCACCCAAGATTTGGTGCAGCTGAAGTATTTGGAATATCGGCAAGTGCCGGGCAGCGATCCAGCATGCTATGAGTTCCTGTGGGGTCCGAGAGCACACGCTGAAACAAGCAAGATGAGAGTCCTGGAGTTCCTGGCCAGGATTAACCATTTGGATCCCAGTGCCTTCCACTTTTGGTATGAAGAGGCCTTGAAAGATGAGGAAGAGAGGGCCCAAGCCAACGGATGTCCCAGTGTTCCTCCAGCAGTTCCTTCCACACCTAGTGAAGCTGAGGCAAATTCTGCACTTTGTGGCTCAAGAGAGTAG
- the LOC138930955 gene encoding melanoma-associated antigen B3-like isoform X2 — MQTQLGLHFVPFPGLSSSGDEVFDHVLFYLHSCLLSLTTVTMPRGKKSKLHTCDKRRQAQHGTQDLRGAQVTATTMEALSSSSNPGPGVDAKGRSGARSGNHLKRPRGALTTTPVPASVSPISSSKRPLGETGKTHNSSLAPVSNVQSGKHSLTRPTNLLVQFLLRMYKMRKPIRKVNMLKIIDKKYHRILKRASDSMEVVFGIDVKKDNTAKHSYVLVSKMSLPRNGIVHRGRGFPKTGLLMNLLGVIFMKGNCATEEYIWDFLSKMNIYAGKRRFIFGEPKKLITQDLVQLKYLEYRQVPGSDPACYEFLWGPRAHAETSKMRVLEFLARINHLDPSAFHFWYEEALKDEEERAQANGCPSVPPAVPSTPSEAEANSALCGSRE; from the exons atgcagactcagttgggcctgcattttgtgcccttcccaggtctgagcagctcaggtgatgaggtgttcg aTCACGTGCTGTTCTACCTGCACTCCTGCCTGTTGTCCCTGACGACAGTCACCATGCCTCGGGGTAAGAAGAGTAAGCTCCACACCTGTGACAAACGCCGCCAGGCTCAGCATGGCACCCAGGATCTGAGGGGCGCTCAGGTCACTGCCACCACGATGGAAGCACTCTCTTCTTCCTCCAATCCTGGTCCTGGGGTTGATGCTAAGGGAAGGTCCGGTGCTAGGTCTGGTAACCATCTCAAGCGTCCTCGGGGGGCCCTGACCACCACCCCTGTGCCTGCAAGTGTTTCTCCCATAAGTTCATCCAAAAGACCCCTTGGGGAAACTGGGAAAACACACAATTCCTCTCTTGCCCCTGTCTCCAATGTGCAGTCTGGAAAACACTCACTAACCAGGCCGACAAATCTGTTGGTGCAGTTCCTGTTACGCATGTATAAGATGAGAAAGCCCATTAGGAAAGTGAATATGCTGAAGATTATCGATAAAAAGTACCACAGGATCCTCAAAAGAGCTTCTGACAGCATGGAGGTGGTATTTGGTATTGACGTGAAGAAAGACAACACTGCCAAACATTCTTATGTCCTTGTCAGCAAAATGAGTCTCCCCCGCAATGGGATCGTGCACCGTGGCAGGGGTTTTCCCAAGACCGGTCTCCTGATGAATCTCCTGGGTGTGATCTTCATGAAGGGCAACTGTGCCACAGAGGAATACATCTGGGATTTCCTGAGTAAGATGAATATCTATGCTGGGAAGAGGCGCTTCATATTTGGGGAGCCCAAGAAGCTCATCACCCAAGATTTGGTGCAGCTGAAGTATTTGGAATATCGGCAAGTGCCGGGCAGCGATCCAGCATGCTATGAGTTCCTGTGGGGTCCGAGAGCACACGCTGAAACAAGCAAGATGAGAGTCCTGGAGTTCCTGGCCAGGATTAACCATTTGGATCCCAGTGCCTTCCACTTTTGGTATGAAGAGGCCTTGAAAGATGAGGAAGAGAGGGCCCAAGCCAACGGATGTCCCAGTGTTCCTCCAGCAGTTCCTTCCACACCTAGTGAAGCTGAGGCAAATTCTGCACTTTGTGGCTCAAGAGAGTAG
- the LOC138930955 gene encoding melanoma-associated antigen B3-like isoform X3, with product MPRGKKSKLHTCDKRRQAQHGTQDLRGAQVTATTMEALSSSSNPGPGVDAKGRSGARSGNHLKRPRGALTTTPVPASVSPISSSKRPLGETGKTHNSSLAPVSNVQSGKHSLTRPTNLLVQFLLRMYKMRKPIRKVNMLKIIDKKYHRILKRASDSMEVVFGIDVKKDNTAKHSYVLVSKMSLPRNGIVHRGRGFPKTGLLMNLLGVIFMKGNCATEEYIWDFLSKMNIYAGKRRFIFGEPKKLITQDLVQLKYLEYRQVPGSDPACYEFLWGPRAHAETSKMRVLEFLARINHLDPSAFHFWYEEALKDEEERAQANGCPSVPPAVPSTPSEAEANSALCGSRE from the coding sequence ATGCCTCGGGGTAAGAAGAGTAAGCTCCACACCTGTGACAAACGCCGCCAGGCTCAGCATGGCACCCAGGATCTGAGGGGCGCTCAGGTCACTGCCACCACGATGGAAGCACTCTCTTCTTCCTCCAATCCTGGTCCTGGGGTTGATGCTAAGGGAAGGTCCGGTGCTAGGTCTGGTAACCATCTCAAGCGTCCTCGGGGGGCCCTGACCACCACCCCTGTGCCTGCAAGTGTTTCTCCCATAAGTTCATCCAAAAGACCCCTTGGGGAAACTGGGAAAACACACAATTCCTCTCTTGCCCCTGTCTCCAATGTGCAGTCTGGAAAACACTCACTAACCAGGCCGACAAATCTGTTGGTGCAGTTCCTGTTACGCATGTATAAGATGAGAAAGCCCATTAGGAAAGTGAATATGCTGAAGATTATCGATAAAAAGTACCACAGGATCCTCAAAAGAGCTTCTGACAGCATGGAGGTGGTATTTGGTATTGACGTGAAGAAAGACAACACTGCCAAACATTCTTATGTCCTTGTCAGCAAAATGAGTCTCCCCCGCAATGGGATCGTGCACCGTGGCAGGGGTTTTCCCAAGACCGGTCTCCTGATGAATCTCCTGGGTGTGATCTTCATGAAGGGCAACTGTGCCACAGAGGAATACATCTGGGATTTCCTGAGTAAGATGAATATCTATGCTGGGAAGAGGCGCTTCATATTTGGGGAGCCCAAGAAGCTCATCACCCAAGATTTGGTGCAGCTGAAGTATTTGGAATATCGGCAAGTGCCGGGCAGCGATCCAGCATGCTATGAGTTCCTGTGGGGTCCGAGAGCACACGCTGAAACAAGCAAGATGAGAGTCCTGGAGTTCCTGGCCAGGATTAACCATTTGGATCCCAGTGCCTTCCACTTTTGGTATGAAGAGGCCTTGAAAGATGAGGAAGAGAGGGCCCAAGCCAACGGATGTCCCAGTGTTCCTCCAGCAGTTCCTTCCACACCTAGTGAAGCTGAGGCAAATTCTGCACTTTGTGGCTCAAGAGAGTAG